A genome region from Cutaneotrichosporon cavernicola HIS019 DNA, chromosome: 5 includes the following:
- the DSS4 gene encoding uncharacterized protein (small GTPase mediated signal transduction) has translation MEGLPAGYSQSDIMAALAAASQRPKPPTSSFADHSKHDLTVSGSFDGVPINARRLVCPRDGCGCVIVGPKVASWEECEGAILPHDATPFPPPGNTAYWRVDGGPYAFDNIGFSRNVDATLPAGAPGAGGKVKWLICAECDIGPIGWTTEGGQSSWVAADRVRYGEAPTPTSK, from the exons ATGGAGGGCCTTCCTGCAGGATACTCGCAGAGCGACATCATGGCCGCGCTGGCTGCGGCCTCGCAGCGTCCCAAGccgcccacctcgtcgttcGCCGACCATTCCAAACACGACCTCACTGTGTCCGGCAGCTTTGATGGCGTTCCAATCAacgcgcgccgcctcgtctgTCCGCGCGACGGGTGTGGATGTGTTATTGTTGGGCCCAAGGTTGCGTCGTGGGAGGAGTGTGAGGGTGCAATT CTTCCACACGACGCCACGCCATTCCCTCCACCGGGCAACACGGCATACtggcgcgtcgacggcggACCATACGCGTTCGACAATATCGGCTTCTCGCGCAATGTCGATGCGACGCTGCCAGCCGGTGCACCAGGGGCCGGAGGGAAAGTCAAGTGGCTGATTTGTGCCGAGTGTGACATCGGGCCGATCGGGTGGACCACCGAGGGCGGGCAGAGCTCGtgggtcgccgccgacagGGTGAGGTACGGCGAGGCTCCAACGCCGACTAGCAAGTGA
- the TRR1 gene encoding uncharacterized protein (Belongs to the class-II pyridine nucleotide-disulfide oxidoreductase family), which yields MAPIPAIPATNGPRSAKKHSEVVIIGSGPAGHTAAIYLARANLNPVLYEGMLANGFAPGGQLTTTTDVENFPGFPEGITGPNLMDKFRAQSERFGTEIITETVAKVDLSLRPFKYWVEGEEEDHEFLTADTVIMATGASAKRMNLPGEETYWQSGISACAVCDGAVPIFRNKPLAVIGGGDSAAEEAMYLTKYASHVYVLVRRDELRASKIMAKRLLAHPKVTVVWNTVATEACGDGELLQSLKVRNVKTNEVADLQVNGLFYAIGHIPATELVKGQVATDEDGYIITVPGTAQTSVIGVFAAGDVQDKRYRQAITSAGSGCMAALEAERLLAEEEDNVHAATPSAASVASPLPTNGH from the exons ATGGCGCCCATCCCCGCGATCCCCGCCACTAACGGCCCCCGCTCAGCCAAGAAGCACTCGGAGGTTGTCATTATCGGCTCGGGCCCCGCTGGCCACACCGCCGCCATCTACCTCGCGCGTGCCAACCTCAACCCCGTCCTTTACGAGGGCATGCTTGCCAACGG CTTCGCTCCCGGTGGCCagctcaccaccaccaccgacgtcgagaaCTTCCCCGGTTTCCCCGAGGGCATTACCGGCCCCAACCTTATGGACAAGTTCCGCGCCCAGTCCGAGCGCTTCGGCACTGAGATCATTACCGAGACcgtcgccaaggtcgacctCTCGCTCCGTCCCTTCAAGTActgggtcgagggcgaggaggaggatcaTGAGTTCCTTACGGCTGACAC CGTCATCATGGCCACCGGTGCCTCCGCCAAGCGCATGAACCTTCCCGGAGAGGAGACGTACTGGCAGAGCGGTATCTCGGCGTGCGCTGTCTGTGACGGTGCCGTCCCCATCTTCCGCAACAAGCCTCTGGCCGTtatcggcggcggcgactcggccgccgaggaggccatgTACCTCACCAAGTACGCGTCGCACGTGTACGTCCTTGTGCGCCGTGACGAGCTCCGCGCGTCCAAGATTATGGCcaagcgcctcctcgcgcacccCAAGGTGACTGTTGTGTGGAACACGGTCGCCACTGAGGCCTGcggtgacggcgagctcctccagaGCCTCAAGGTGCGCAACGTCAAGACCAACGAGGTTGCAGACTTGCAGGTCAACGGCCTCTTCTACGCCATTGGCCACATCCCCGCGACCGAGCTTGTCAAGGGCCAGGTCGcgaccgacgaggacggctACATCATCACTGTCCCCGGTACCGCCCAGACCTCGGTTATCGGCGTGTtcgccgccggcgacgTCCAGGACAAGCGGTACCGCCAGGCTATCACCTCGGCTGGCTCTGGGTGTATGGCTGCCCTTGAGGCTgagcgtctcctcgccgaggaggaggacaacgTTCACGCCGCCACCCCTTCCGCCGCTTCTGTCGCGTCCCCTCTTCCCACCAACGGCCACTAG